A segment of the Xenorhabdus bovienii SS-2004 genome:
CAGGACAAGGCTTCTGACTTTGCCGATGGTATTGAAGAAGACAATTGGGAAAACCACGCTGCGGATAAACTTTCTATGGCGATAGAAGGGCTGGATGAGCGTAGCCAGGACATTATCCGCGCCCGTTGGCTGGATGATGACAACAAATCCACCTTGCAGGAACTGGCGGATAAGTATGGTGTATCGGCCGAGCGTGTTCGACAGCTAGAAAAGAACGCAATGAAGAAATTGCGGCTGGCGATTGAAGCGTAAACTCATCCCTGACGAATTAAAAAGCGATAATTTATTTATCGCTTTTTTTGTGTCTGCTGCCCTATAAGACGTTAATGGGTTTCCTCATATCTTCAGTCTCCACTTCAATCTTTGGTGTAGGTGTTGCTGGCCAGAAGCATCAGAGCATAGAGGACATTGCTATGAAAATCGTAATTGCTCCTGATTCATTTAAGGAAAGCCTGAGCGCCTTGCAAGTAGCGGAGGCGATAGAGCAGGGGTTTCGGGAAATCTTTCCACAGGCAGCTTATATCAAATTGCCAATGGCGGATGGCGGCGAAGGTACGGTGGAATCTCTGGTGGCTGCAACGGGCGGGCAGATAATTTCATGTTCAGTAACCGACCCCTTGGGGCAGCCGGTTGATGCTTTCTTTGGTTTGCTGGGGGATGGGAAAACCGCCGTCATTGAAATGGCCGCCGCTTCTGGCTTACATCTTGTGCCGATGGAACAGCGCAATCCTTTGATAACGACAAGTTACGGTACCGGAGAACTCATTCTGGCAGCGCTGGAACACGGTGCGCAGAAACTGATTTTGGGTATTGGCGGTAGTGCGACCAACGACGGTGGTGCAGGAATGATGCAGGCACTGGGTGCGCAGCTCTGGGATGGTGATTGCCGTATTCTGCCATTGGGGGGGGCGGCACTAACCCGATTGGAAAGCATCGACCTTTCTGGTCTTGATCCACGTCTTAGTCAGCTTGAGATCACTGTAGCCTGTGACGTGAAGAACTCATTATGTGGTGAATCAGGGGCATCAGCGATATTTGGCCCACAAAAAGGGGCGACACCGGAAATGGTCAAAGCGTTGGATTCGGCATTGCACCATTATGGGATGAAAATTGAATCACTGACGGACAAAAAAGTGATTGATGTTGCGGGAACAGGCGCTGCGGGAGGTATGGGCGCTTCCCTGTTAGGTTGTTTGGGCGCGAAATTGCAGTCGGGTATTGAGATTGTCATTAATACCCTGAAACTGGAAGAGGCCATTCAGGGGGCGGATTTGGTGATTACGGGTGAAGGTCGTATGGATAGCCAGACCATACAGGGCAAAACACCGATTGGAGTTGCCCGTGTCGCCAAAAAGTTTGGTATTCCCACCATCGCTTTGGTTGGGGGAATGAGCTGTGATTACCATGTTGTGCATCAGCACGGGCTGGATGCAGTCTTTTCCATTGTACCGGGTGCTTGCTCTCTTTCCGATGCCCTTGCCAATAGTACTGATAACTTACGGGTAACGGCACGTAATGTTGCTTCGGTCTGGCGTATGGCTTATTCGTAATAATAGGCATTATTTTGTGCATCATAGCGGAAATCGCAGGCATCCATAAAATCCCGCAACGCTGGAGCGTGGATATCAGGAAAATGATTCAGGCTCCATTCCCAACGGTTGATCTCCGGGAATGCGGCCTTGACCTGCTCCAGCAGATAAGCCCCAACGCCACGCCGACGGGTCACTTCCCGTACACAAAAATCTTCCAGTATTCCTGTTGATGAATTGAGCGTCACTTTAACCGCGGCAAGCAATCGGCCGTTAAATTGTGCTACAAACAGTTTTTGATCACCTGCTAACAGCACTTCCCACTCCTGCGTATCTTGTTCCGGCCAAATTTTTTTCAAATCAATCTTATCCTGCTGGGATAAAACACTTATTGGTTTAATTGTTAACTTCATATATTCACCGACCTCAATGAAATAAATTCCAACATTAATCGTAATTTATCTTACTTTTTCCAATTTTTTTGGCAAAAAATTTTAACAGCATGAATTTTCTAAGTTAAAAATTAATCCCACTGCATATCAGTAGCACATCATACCATTCTTTGAACAAAATCTGCTTTGGCACGGGTTCCTTCCGTGGGGAGCAGTACCGCTCTAAAGCTTTTAATGGTGAACGCATTAACTCATCAAACTAATTTATTAATTTCAAATAATGATATTGAGAATCTCTAATATTTTGCGATGAATAAAGGGGAATAAAGACACAATATATAGGCTTTTTTTGGGTTTGACATACCCTCGGCAACGTATATATTAAGCATTTATTTTTAATTGATAAGAATTTATAAAGATTTTTCACTTACCTGAAATTAATAAACTCAACATATACCTTATGTATTTCAGGATGCCAACAACACTGCAACTTGAAGGACGGGTATAAAGGCAAAGTGGTCATTCTCACAACATGCCGCTTTAAGGAAAAGGAGTCAGTTGTGAAATCGTTTGAATATTATTATCAGCAGGAATTTGATTATTTAAGACAACTAGCAAAAATTGTGAGTGAAGAAAAACCGCACCTTCGTGATGTACTGGGTGGTGGGGATCCTGATGTCGAAAGACTTTTTGAGGGTGCTTCTGTATTAACGGCGCGCCTGAAGCACAACATCGAGGATGGCTTTCCTGAACTGACGCGGCCATTGTTGCAAAAATTACGTGCCCAGCCGCTGAAAGGCCTTCCTGCAACCAGCATTATCCAGTTCGACAGTCATGGACAGGGAGATTCCGATTTTTCCATCCCGGCAGGAACCGAGGTTTATACCGAGGCCGGTCAGCCATTTGTGATGTGTCGTCCGTGCCCGATTGCCCCCCTGACATTGGTTTCCCGTGAAATCATACATCAGATACAGGCGACCAAAATCATCCTGAAATTTCGTTACACCGGTAAAGACGCGGAGTGGCAGACCAGACCGATAAGCCTGTTCCTGAGCAGTGACGAGCCAGTCGCCGATATACTGATGCTGGGGCTTATGCAGTATTACACCGATACCGAGCTGCACCACAACGGCCAGGTTTATAAAGCGCAGGGAGAGCGGTTTGAAGCCCGTTCCGGTGCATCCCGTCTGACACTATCATCGGCCAAAGATGACAATTGGGCACCCCAGTTGCTCATAGAATCGCTCTATCTGCCCCATATCAACCAGTTTGTGGATTTACCCCTGCCAGTAATGGCGAAACAACTCAAACTGGCGGAACATCGCGAATTCAGTGTGGAATTGACATTAAATACGCTACTGCCGTTATCGGCGGAACAAATCGAATCGGCATTTCAGCTACATTGTGTCCCTGTTGTCAACATGAAGCGCAACTGTCAGGTCACACTGCCTTTTGCCGCCGAAACCGCCCGTTATCCTCTGCCGCTGGCACTCAATCAGGGAATTTTGCATATCGCTGGCATTGAGTTGAAAAATGAGCCGGGCAGTGAAGAAGAGCACCGTGGGGGTGAGTATCTGTTCTATCCGGCAAGCCTGTTGACCGGCATGGAGCGTTACCACTCGGAATATGATAACGCCGGCTTCTACGGGCTTGAAACCGCCCATGATGAATGGAATGGAGTCCGCTATCAGGTAGTGTTCTATGACAGTGAAGGAAAATTAATGCATAAACCGCCTGAGCGCGAATTTATCTGTCATTTTTATGGTTTTGAACAGAACCTACCCCCCCTGATATCCGGGGTGATTTCTCTGGGCGGTGAGAATGTTCCCGAGATTTTGCAATTAAAAAACATCACGCCCACTTCACGCACCTATCCCCCCATTACCGACAGCCTCCGCTATTGGCATTTCCTGTCACACTATGCCACGGGCAGCTATGCCTTAGAGAGCGTACGATCGGTCAGACAACTGTTGCAGGATTTTGACCTGTACCCCGAGGGGGATCGCCCGGTCAGCCGCAGCATCCGGCGCATGATTGACGGGATCAGCAATATCACCGCGAAATGGGGCGACAGGCTTATCCGGGGCAGACCCGTCCGCTGCCTGCTTATCACTCTGGAAATGGATGAATCAGCCTATACCAGTGCCGGTGAAATGTACCGGTTTGCCAACGCGTTATACCAATTCTTCCCGTTCTGTCTTGCCCAGGGATCGTGGCTGAGAATGCGTGTCATCAGCCAGCCTTCAGGGACGCAATGGTATCTGTCACCTTCAATGCTGGAAGGTTATCGCTCAATCATGTAAGGAATTTCTACAATGGATGGATTAGTTTTTACCTGCCGGATAGGCCGACTGCCGCAAACCACCTTTCAGGTCGTAGATTTCAGTTTACAGGAAGGGTTATCGCAACTCTTTCACCTGACCATGACCGTCGTCAGTTCACTGAATAATGTGGCGCTCAGCGAGCAGCTTGGTACCAGCGCTTCTCTGACCGTCATACGTGATGGCGTCACTGAACGCACCGTCAACGGCATTGTGGCGGGGGCAGAGCAGGGCAATACTGACGGGCTGCGTACCTATTACACCTTTATTGTCCGCCCTGAAATGTGGCTGATGACGCTCAATCAGGATAGCCGGATTTTTCATTACCAATCCGTACCGGATATTCTCGCCCGGCTGCTGAAAGAGCATCGCATCAAGGCGGAGAGTAAATTCTATAAAGATCACCAGCAACATGCGATACGGGAATACACCACCCAAAAACGTGAATCTGCCTATGATTTCTGGTGCCGTCTGGCGGCCGAAGAGGGCATCATGTTCTGGTTTGAAGAGGACAAACTGTTCTACAGCAACTCTCACCTTGGCATGTTGGCGGCACTGACCCTGACCTACAACGTTCAGGCCAATACCGACAACAGTGATTCAACCGCATGGCAGTGGAATTACGGCGAATACCTGTGCCCCGATGAAACCCGCCATAAAGACAACAACTTCCTGCGCCCCTCCTATCCATTGCAACATACCGCTGCACTGGAAAAAGGCATGGGGCATTCGGTTTTTGAAAGTTATGGCCGTTTTCAGAAGGATGCCGAAGGCCGCCCCTTTACCCAATTGCGGCTGGAACAGTTGCAGAACCAGAGCAAAGTGGGGAAAGCGGTCACCAACTGCATCAAATTGCGTCCGGGTCGGATCTTTATGCTGCAATCACACCCGATTGGCGCCATGAATGATAGCTGGCAGATAGTCACTGTTTCCCATCAGGGGCATCAGCCACAAGCCTCCGGTGAGGCCGGGGAGGGAACCACCCTGACCAACCAGATTTCCTTTATTCCGGGCAGGCAGGATTGGCGCCCGCCTTTCCGCTATAAGCCGCTGGCGGATGGCGATGAAGTGGCCACTGTCGTGGGGCCGGAGGGGGAAGAGATCTACGTCGACAAACATGGCGCTATCAAAGTGCATTTCCACTGGAACCGTTACGATGAAGCGGACGACCGGGCATCCTGTTGGGTGCGGGTGGCGCAGGGCTGGAATGGTGATGGCTATGGTTTTATGGCGATCCCGCGCATCGGTCAGGAGGTGATTGTTTCCTACCTAAACGGAGATATTGATCGTCCGATCGTCACCGGCTGTACCTACAACGGGCGCAACCGCCCGCCGCTGGATCTGCCGGCGGAAAAAACGCGCACCACCTTCAAGACCCGCACCCACAAAGGTGAGGGATTTAACGAATTGCGCTTTGAAGATGCGAAAGGGAGTGAAGAGATCTATATCCACGCCCAGAAAGATCAGCTTATCGAGATAAACTACGATAAAACCCAGCGTGTGGGTCACGATGAAAGCCACCATGTCCTGAACAATCGCAAACACGAAATCGGCAATGACGAATTCATCCGGATCATGCATGAACAGCACATCCAGATTGACCTGAACCAGTTTGAAACCATCACCAAAGATCGCAAAACCCGCATCAACAACAACTGGCAGGAAAATATCTTTGCGGATCACCGGCAAGAAGTGGGGCGGGACAAAACCGCCAAAATTAACAACAACTATACCCTGAATGTGGTCAACAACATCCAGAGCCTGACGAAAGTCCATACCCTACAGGCCAGCGAATCCGTGCTGATCAAAGGCAAGGCAGGGTCGATTAAGCTGGATGGTTCAGGGGTAACGATCACCGGCAAAATCACCTTGCAAGGGGAGGTGTCGGTAACGGGGGGCAGCCCGGGCACGGTGCCGTCACTCAGCGGATCAGCCAATGAAGGGTTGGTCATGGCAGAGGATTGCCGGGAAAAAGCCCGTAAACAGCAGGAGTCATCGGAATAATGTCCTGGATACCCGATTATGCCGAACATTGGGTGGTGGATTATGCCTATACCACGCCACAAGGCGAACCTGACTCTGCCCGGGCGATTGTCCATGCAGCGAGCCAGCCGCAGGCGCTGTCGGCGCTGGCGGAATATGTCCTGCAGGCGGGAGATTCACCGGGGCAATACCAAAGTATTCAGCCGTTGCCTGAATACCTTGCCGCCAGCGCTGAGGTCGAATTGCCGCTATTGCGGCAGTTCCGGCAGGGGGTGGAGCGGAATGCCCGGGTGATCCCGCTGAACGAACACAATAACAATCCCCTCCTGCCGGCCGCGCGTGGCGTATTGCAGTTCGCCGTGACGGAAACCCTGCCCGCCAGTGCGCGTGGGCAATACCGCTATATGGTGATTGATGCCACGGTTTACCGTCGGGTCATGGGCAGTTTTATCGTGCCAGACCTGATGGTTTCCAACCTGCGATGGGAAAGCCTGTTTCAGGGGGAAACCCAAATCACGCTCGAAGACAGCGCCCCTTATTTGGTGGAGTTAACGGATGACCCAACGGTGCACTCGGCTTTTCAGCACAAGATCACCCGACCGATCACTCCGGAACCGGGCATTTTTATCGACAGTGACCAGCCATTTCCTGTGATCCGTAATCACCTGCGTAAATTCACCTATCTGAGAAATGAACAACACCAATCCTGGGTGTTTTACCGTTTTTATGTGCCGCAAGGCTTGCTCCCGCTACTGAGAAGCCTGCCGGATGAACAACTGATGCACTTTATGCGCCCGATAATGCAGATCGGTTATTTCGACAGCCAGACGGGGCAGTACTACGCCCTTTCTGTGGCAGAAAACAGTCTGAATCAGGAAAAAACGGCTCCCGTGGCCATCAACCGCTCTCTGGTTGACATACTGGCGGGGCAGACCCAAGCGCGGGCG
Coding sequences within it:
- a CDS encoding DUF4123 domain-containing protein; its protein translation is MSWIPDYAEHWVVDYAYTTPQGEPDSARAIVHAASQPQALSALAEYVLQAGDSPGQYQSIQPLPEYLAASAEVELPLLRQFRQGVERNARVIPLNEHNNNPLLPAARGVLQFAVTETLPASARGQYRYMVIDATVYRRVMGSFIVPDLMVSNLRWESLFQGETQITLEDSAPYLVELTDDPTVHSAFQHKITRPITPEPGIFIDSDQPFPVIRNHLRKFTYLRNEQHQSWVFYRFYVPQGLLPLLRSLPDEQLMHFMRPIMQIGYFDSQTGQYYALSVAENSLNQEKTAPVAINRSLVDILAGQTQARAVTQIVKFIAETQPELSAEQQEQLPAFVVQQANLACLAGFAHQRSILYLVAGRSLARGNEALWQRAWQHACAEAQAQEVRALACYEYCFKNRALS
- a CDS encoding glycerate kinase, which codes for MKIVIAPDSFKESLSALQVAEAIEQGFREIFPQAAYIKLPMADGGEGTVESLVAATGGQIISCSVTDPLGQPVDAFFGLLGDGKTAVIEMAAASGLHLVPMEQRNPLITTSYGTGELILAALEHGAQKLILGIGGSATNDGGAGMMQALGAQLWDGDCRILPLGGAALTRLESIDLSGLDPRLSQLEITVACDVKNSLCGESGASAIFGPQKGATPEMVKALDSALHHYGMKIESLTDKKVIDVAGTGAAGGMGASLLGCLGAKLQSGIEIVINTLKLEEAIQGADLVITGEGRMDSQTIQGKTPIGVARVAKKFGIPTIALVGGMSCDYHVVHQHGLDAVFSIVPGACSLSDALANSTDNLRVTARNVASVWRMAYS
- the tssI gene encoding type VI secretion system tip protein TssI/VgrG codes for the protein MDGLVFTCRIGRLPQTTFQVVDFSLQEGLSQLFHLTMTVVSSLNNVALSEQLGTSASLTVIRDGVTERTVNGIVAGAEQGNTDGLRTYYTFIVRPEMWLMTLNQDSRIFHYQSVPDILARLLKEHRIKAESKFYKDHQQHAIREYTTQKRESAYDFWCRLAAEEGIMFWFEEDKLFYSNSHLGMLAALTLTYNVQANTDNSDSTAWQWNYGEYLCPDETRHKDNNFLRPSYPLQHTAALEKGMGHSVFESYGRFQKDAEGRPFTQLRLEQLQNQSKVGKAVTNCIKLRPGRIFMLQSHPIGAMNDSWQIVTVSHQGHQPQASGEAGEGTTLTNQISFIPGRQDWRPPFRYKPLADGDEVATVVGPEGEEIYVDKHGAIKVHFHWNRYDEADDRASCWVRVAQGWNGDGYGFMAIPRIGQEVIVSYLNGDIDRPIVTGCTYNGRNRPPLDLPAEKTRTTFKTRTHKGEGFNELRFEDAKGSEEIYIHAQKDQLIEINYDKTQRVGHDESHHVLNNRKHEIGNDEFIRIMHEQHIQIDLNQFETITKDRKTRINNNWQENIFADHRQEVGRDKTAKINNNYTLNVVNNIQSLTKVHTLQASESVLIKGKAGSIKLDGSGVTITGKITLQGEVSVTGGSPGTVPSLSGSANEGLVMAEDCREKARKQQESSE
- a CDS encoding type VI secretion system baseplate subunit TssF, which codes for MKSFEYYYQQEFDYLRQLAKIVSEEKPHLRDVLGGGDPDVERLFEGASVLTARLKHNIEDGFPELTRPLLQKLRAQPLKGLPATSIIQFDSHGQGDSDFSIPAGTEVYTEAGQPFVMCRPCPIAPLTLVSREIIHQIQATKIILKFRYTGKDAEWQTRPISLFLSSDEPVADILMLGLMQYYTDTELHHNGQVYKAQGERFEARSGASRLTLSSAKDDNWAPQLLIESLYLPHINQFVDLPLPVMAKQLKLAEHREFSVELTLNTLLPLSAEQIESAFQLHCVPVVNMKRNCQVTLPFAAETARYPLPLALNQGILHIAGIELKNEPGSEEEHRGGEYLFYPASLLTGMERYHSEYDNAGFYGLETAHDEWNGVRYQVVFYDSEGKLMHKPPEREFICHFYGFEQNLPPLISGVISLGGENVPEILQLKNITPTSRTYPPITDSLRYWHFLSHYATGSYALESVRSVRQLLQDFDLYPEGDRPVSRSIRRMIDGISNITAKWGDRLIRGRPVRCLLITLEMDESAYTSAGEMYRFANALYQFFPFCLAQGSWLRMRVISQPSGTQWYLSPSMLEGYRSIM
- the panM gene encoding aspartate 1-decarboxylase autocleavage activator PanM translates to MKLTIKPISVLSQQDKIDLKKIWPEQDTQEWEVLLAGDQKLFVAQFNGRLLAAVKVTLNSSTGILEDFCVREVTRRRGVGAYLLEQVKAAFPEINRWEWSLNHFPDIHAPALRDFMDACDFRYDAQNNAYYYE